A window of the Streptomyces sp. JB150 genome harbors these coding sequences:
- a CDS encoding beta-L-arabinofuranosidase domain-containing protein, with the protein MAPPLSRRALLQSAILAAATPGLAATSTPATASAGGATTATTATTTTPATTLPAPAAWKLRPFALKDVTLGPGLFAGKRQLMLDHARGYDANRLLQVFRANAGLPTGGAVAPGGWEGLDGEANGNLRGHYTGHFLTMLSQAFASTGDQVYADRIRTMVGALAEVREALRRDPVVLPAAGRFGRAVEYVRGSYQYVDLPRNVLAGSPAITLAAWVKPTHASTWARVLDCGDDTARYLYLAARSGGGAPRFALTTDGPGAEQGIDGTAPLPLDRWSHLAVTLADGTGTLYVNGTAVARNAAMTLTPASLGTPAHAWLGRSAFPADPVFAGAFGGFDVWSRALTPAEIAGLQDSRPADAPAGRGDLASYAFDETDGSTFADASGRGLTATLRRTWGGPSHPGFLAAYPETQFIELESMTRGDYTRVWAPYYTAHKILRGLLDAHLATGDERALDLASGLCDWMHSRLSRLPGATLQRMWGIFSSGEFGGIVEAVVDLHALTGKPEHLALARLFDLDRLIDACAANTDVLDGLHANQHIPIFTGYVRLYDATGEERYLTAAKNFWRMVVPHRMYGIGGTSTGEFWKARDAIAGTLGATTAETCCAYNLLKLSRTLFFHEQDPAYMDYYERALYNQVLGSKQDKPDAEKPLVTYFIGLSPGHVRDYTPKQGTTCCEGTGMESATKYQDSVYFAQADGTALYVNLFSPSTLTWAEQGVTVTQNTDYPREQGTTLTVRGRTTAFALRLRVPSWATAGFRVTVNGRAVDGTPRPGSYFTVRRTWRSGDTVRVSVPFRLRVEKAPDDPTLQTLFHGPVNLVARSASTDYLTFGLYRNAALSGDLLPTFTAVTGKPLHLTLDGTEFAPFFEGTEDPTHAYIRRSEPRVVFGGTDSGVANPAKADRTTLLDEIWAGAPFANKGALVSRVRATVDAWTAAGLLSAADGERIVATAGRATYVA; encoded by the coding sequence ATGGCCCCGCCCCTCTCCCGCCGCGCCCTTCTCCAGTCGGCGATCCTCGCCGCGGCCACCCCCGGCCTCGCCGCCACCTCCACGCCGGCCACCGCGTCCGCCGGGGGCGCCACCACCGCCACCACCGCCACCACCACGACCCCCGCAACCACCCTCCCCGCACCGGCCGCCTGGAAGCTGCGCCCCTTCGCCCTCAAGGACGTGACCCTCGGACCGGGCCTCTTCGCCGGCAAGCGGCAGCTGATGCTCGACCACGCCCGCGGCTACGACGCGAACCGGCTGCTCCAGGTCTTCCGCGCCAACGCCGGCCTCCCGACCGGCGGCGCGGTCGCCCCCGGCGGCTGGGAGGGCCTGGACGGGGAGGCCAACGGCAACCTCCGCGGCCACTACACCGGCCACTTCCTCACCATGCTGTCCCAGGCGTTCGCGAGCACCGGCGACCAGGTGTACGCGGACCGGATCCGCACCATGGTGGGCGCCCTGGCCGAGGTCCGCGAGGCACTGCGCCGGGACCCGGTGGTGCTGCCCGCGGCGGGCCGCTTCGGCCGGGCGGTGGAGTACGTCCGCGGCTCGTACCAGTACGTCGACCTGCCCCGCAACGTCCTCGCCGGAAGCCCGGCGATCACCCTCGCCGCCTGGGTCAAGCCCACCCACGCGAGCACGTGGGCCCGCGTCCTCGACTGCGGCGACGACACCGCCCGCTACCTGTACCTGGCCGCGCGCAGCGGCGGTGGCGCCCCGCGCTTCGCCCTCACCACCGACGGACCCGGCGCCGAGCAGGGCATCGACGGCACCGCGCCGCTCCCCCTCGACCGGTGGAGCCACCTCGCGGTGACCCTCGCCGACGGCACCGGCACGCTGTACGTCAACGGCACCGCCGTGGCCCGCAACGCCGCCATGACCCTCACCCCGGCGAGCCTCGGCACCCCCGCCCACGCCTGGCTGGGCCGTTCCGCCTTCCCCGCCGACCCCGTCTTCGCGGGCGCCTTCGGCGGCTTCGACGTCTGGTCGCGCGCCCTGACCCCCGCCGAGATCGCCGGCCTGCAGGACAGCCGCCCCGCCGACGCCCCGGCCGGACGCGGCGACCTGGCCTCGTACGCCTTCGACGAGACCGACGGGTCCACCTTCGCCGACGCCTCCGGCCGCGGCCTGACCGCCACCCTGCGCCGCACCTGGGGCGGACCGAGCCATCCCGGCTTCCTCGCGGCGTACCCCGAGACCCAGTTCATCGAGCTGGAGTCGATGACCCGCGGCGACTACACCCGCGTCTGGGCGCCCTACTACACCGCGCACAAGATCCTGCGCGGCCTCTTGGACGCCCACCTCGCCACCGGCGACGAGCGGGCCCTCGACCTCGCGTCCGGCCTGTGCGACTGGATGCACTCCCGGCTCTCCCGGCTGCCCGGCGCGACCCTCCAGCGCATGTGGGGCATCTTCTCCAGCGGCGAGTTCGGCGGCATCGTCGAGGCGGTCGTCGACCTGCACGCCCTCACCGGCAAGCCCGAACACCTCGCCCTGGCAAGGCTGTTCGACCTCGACCGGCTCATCGACGCGTGTGCCGCGAACACCGACGTCCTCGACGGACTGCACGCCAACCAGCACATCCCCATCTTCACCGGATACGTCCGGCTGTACGACGCGACGGGCGAGGAGCGCTACCTCACCGCCGCGAAGAACTTCTGGCGCATGGTCGTACCGCACCGCATGTACGGCATCGGCGGCACCAGCACCGGCGAGTTCTGGAAGGCGCGGGACGCCATCGCGGGCACGCTCGGCGCCACCACGGCGGAGACCTGCTGCGCCTACAACCTGCTCAAGCTGAGCCGGACCCTGTTCTTCCACGAGCAGGACCCGGCGTACATGGACTACTACGAGCGGGCCCTGTACAACCAGGTCCTCGGCTCCAAGCAGGACAAGCCGGACGCGGAGAAGCCCCTCGTCACGTACTTCATCGGCCTCTCGCCCGGCCACGTCCGCGACTACACGCCCAAGCAGGGCACGACCTGCTGCGAGGGCACCGGCATGGAGAGCGCCACCAAGTACCAGGACTCGGTGTACTTCGCCCAGGCCGACGGCACCGCCCTCTACGTCAACCTCTTCAGCCCTTCCACCCTCACCTGGGCCGAACAGGGCGTCACCGTCACGCAGAACACCGACTACCCGCGCGAACAGGGCACCACGCTCACCGTGCGCGGCCGCACCACCGCGTTCGCGCTGAGGCTGCGCGTGCCGTCCTGGGCGACCGCCGGGTTCCGGGTGACCGTGAACGGCCGCGCCGTCGACGGAACTCCGCGCCCCGGCAGCTATTTCACCGTGCGCCGCACCTGGCGCAGCGGCGACACCGTGCGGGTGAGCGTCCCCTTCCGGCTGCGGGTCGAGAAGGCCCCGGACGACCCGACGCTCCAGACCCTCTTCCACGGCCCCGTCAACCTGGTCGCCCGCAGCGCCTCGACGGACTACCTGACGTTCGGGCTGTACCGCAACGCCGCCCTCTCCGGCGACCTGCTGCCCACCTTCACCGCCGTGACCGGCAAGCCCCTCCACCTCACGCTGGACGGCACGGAGTTCGCCCCGTTCTTCGAGGGCACCGAGGACCCCACCCACGCGTACATCCGCCGCTCCGAACCCCGCGTGGTCTTCGGGGGCACCGACTCGGGCGTGGCCAACCCGGCGAAGGCGGACCGCACGACACTGCTCGACGAGATCTGGGCGGGCGCGCCGTTCGCGAACAAGGGCGCGCTGGTGTCCCGGGTGCGGGCCACCGTGGACGCGTGGACGGCGGCGGGGCTGCTGAGCGCGGCGGACGGCGAGCGGATCGTGGCCACGGCGGGGAGGGCGACGTACGTCGCGTAG
- a CDS encoding LysR family substrate-binding domain-containing protein — translation MTDSADSPSFRLAYVPGVTPAKWVRVWEQRSPDVPLTLLQVEPAEAGDVLRDGRADAGLVRLPVDRTVLSAIPLYTETTVVVVPKDHVITAADEVTLDDLADEVVLHPLDDVLGWDRPPGEPAFERPATTADAIELVAANIGVLVVPQSLARLHHRRDLTYRPVADAPQSSVALSWPEEATTDLVEDFIGIVRGRTVNSTRGRTRPQPEKTGKTEKAGKPEKAGTGGRARKPAAGARTAGKNSRARSAGAAKSAKRGKPRRRS, via the coding sequence ATGACCGACTCGGCGGATTCCCCCTCGTTCCGGCTCGCGTACGTCCCCGGAGTGACGCCCGCCAAGTGGGTGCGGGTCTGGGAGCAGCGCTCGCCCGACGTCCCCCTCACGCTTCTTCAGGTGGAGCCCGCCGAGGCCGGCGACGTCCTGCGGGACGGTCGCGCGGACGCGGGCCTGGTCCGCCTTCCCGTCGACCGTACGGTCCTCAGCGCGATCCCCCTCTACACCGAGACCACCGTCGTCGTGGTCCCCAAGGACCACGTGATCACCGCGGCGGACGAGGTCACCCTCGACGACCTCGCCGACGAGGTGGTCCTGCACCCCCTCGACGACGTCCTCGGCTGGGACCGTCCGCCGGGCGAGCCCGCCTTCGAGCGCCCCGCCACCACGGCGGACGCGATCGAGCTGGTGGCGGCGAACATCGGCGTCCTGGTCGTGCCGCAGTCCCTGGCCCGCCTGCACCACCGCCGCGATCTCACTTACCGGCCGGTCGCGGACGCCCCCCAGTCCAGCGTCGCCCTGTCCTGGCCGGAGGAGGCCACGACCGACCTGGTCGAGGACTTCATCGGCATCGTCCGCGGCCGCACGGTCAACAGCACCCGCGGCCGCACCCGCCCGCAGCCGGAGAAGACAGGGAAGACCGAGAAGGCGGGTAAGCCGGAGAAGGCCGGGACGGGCGGAAGGGCGCGGAAGCCCGCGGCCGGCGCCCGTACGGCGGGCAAGAACTCGCGCGCCCGCTCCGCCGGTGCCGCCAAGAGCGCCAAGCGGGGCAAGCCGCGCCGCAGGTCCTGA
- a CDS encoding DUF5997 family protein: protein MTSHQSTQTMKPATAAKKLGVYLPATPAEFQEGVVSRAELNELQANPPEWLRELRRNGPHPRPVVAAKLGVSIAGLARAGVTEALTTEQIEALKQERPEWLEKERATQAEVRKEAARLKQRAAERAQQGDAGA from the coding sequence ATGACGTCGCACCAGAGCACCCAGACGATGAAGCCCGCGACCGCGGCGAAGAAGCTGGGTGTGTACCTCCCCGCCACCCCCGCCGAGTTCCAGGAGGGTGTCGTCTCGCGCGCCGAGCTGAACGAGCTCCAGGCGAACCCGCCGGAGTGGCTGCGGGAACTGCGACGCAACGGTCCGCACCCCCGTCCGGTGGTCGCGGCGAAGCTGGGCGTCTCCATCGCCGGTCTCGCCCGCGCCGGGGTCACGGAAGCGCTGACCACCGAGCAGATCGAGGCGCTGAAGCAGGAGCGGCCCGAGTGGCTGGAGAAGGAGCGCGCCACGCAGGCCGAGGTCCGCAAGGAGGCGGCCCGGCTGAAGCAGCGCGCCGCCGAACGCGCGCAGCAGGGCGACGCGGGCGCCTGA
- a CDS encoding MarR family transcriptional regulator: MTGLDGSGDDPAGGPGDDAMALALQIADAVDGLTTLWSIAAQEARMRLSPHQLRALQILRAAPGLNLTTLAESMDIGMPTASRLCDRLEAAGLLERVLHPLKRREVQLNLTGHGQQVLDEVASRRTRALAEALAGMETDEREALARGMRGFLQAQDGLLPGADRPYAP; the protein is encoded by the coding sequence GTGACTGGTCTCGACGGTTCCGGGGACGACCCGGCAGGCGGGCCGGGCGACGATGCCATGGCCCTCGCCCTGCAGATCGCCGATGCCGTGGACGGTCTCACGACCCTGTGGTCGATTGCCGCGCAGGAAGCGCGGATGCGACTGTCGCCGCACCAGTTACGGGCCCTGCAGATCCTGAGAGCCGCGCCGGGGCTCAACCTGACCACTCTGGCGGAGAGCATGGACATAGGGATGCCCACCGCCAGCCGCCTGTGCGACCGGCTGGAGGCGGCCGGTCTGCTGGAACGCGTACTGCACCCGTTGAAGCGCCGGGAGGTACAGCTGAACCTCACGGGCCACGGTCAGCAGGTCCTCGACGAGGTGGCCTCCCGCAGGACACGGGCCCTCGCCGAGGCCCTCGCCGGCATGGAGACGGACGAGCGGGAAGCACTGGCCCGCGGTATGCGCGGGTTCCTGCAGGCGCAGGACGGCCTTCTGCCGGGCGCCGACCGGCCCTACGCCCCGTGA
- a CDS encoding PP2C family protein-serine/threonine phosphatase, with translation MDAVNISDPLPSAEAQLRAAPPHALVATARRLLADRAGAQEVKLLLADYGLSVLQPVSHLPHTGSPVPAQDGPAGSAFVAQSPVVEVLRERAGHLVHLPITVRGDRLGILSVRLPAGAADPDTVLQLSEFATALGHEVATAGRDTDLYLQARRTRRLTLAAEMQWQLLPGRGCARAEYTIGAHLEPAYAIGGDNFDWSTSADHLVLTVTDGMGQGIEASLLTSLTVGALRNARRAGIGLADQASLADQAVFAQYGGKAYASTLLLRFDLATGRVAAVDAGSPQLFRQRDGHTERIALEAQLPLGMFEETLYEEQTFQVEPGDRLIVVSTGVHDTRSAAGDAFGEQALRQVLSATRPSPPHETARAVVAGMIEHFGSSELMSDAAVVCLDWTGRPAGGADRPDHGA, from the coding sequence GTGGATGCCGTGAATATCTCTGATCCGCTTCCCTCGGCGGAGGCGCAGCTGCGCGCAGCCCCACCCCACGCTCTGGTCGCCACCGCGCGCCGCCTGCTCGCCGACCGGGCCGGCGCCCAAGAGGTGAAGCTGCTGCTGGCCGACTACGGCCTGTCGGTGCTGCAACCGGTCTCCCATCTGCCGCACACCGGCTCCCCGGTGCCCGCTCAGGACGGCCCGGCGGGCAGCGCCTTCGTCGCCCAGAGCCCGGTGGTCGAGGTGCTGCGCGAGCGCGCCGGCCACCTGGTGCACCTGCCCATCACGGTGCGCGGCGACCGCCTCGGCATCCTCAGCGTGCGGCTGCCCGCAGGGGCGGCGGATCCGGACACCGTGCTCCAGCTGTCGGAGTTCGCCACCGCACTCGGCCACGAGGTCGCCACCGCGGGCCGGGACACCGACCTCTACCTCCAGGCCCGGCGCACCCGGCGCCTCACCCTCGCCGCCGAGATGCAGTGGCAGCTGCTGCCGGGACGCGGCTGCGCCCGCGCGGAATACACGATCGGTGCCCACCTGGAACCGGCCTACGCCATCGGCGGCGACAACTTCGACTGGTCCACGAGCGCCGACCACCTCGTCCTCACGGTCACCGACGGCATGGGCCAGGGCATCGAGGCCTCGCTGCTGACCAGCCTCACCGTCGGTGCCCTGCGCAACGCCCGCCGGGCAGGCATAGGCCTGGCCGACCAGGCCTCGCTCGCCGACCAGGCGGTCTTCGCCCAGTACGGCGGCAAGGCGTACGCCTCCACACTGCTGCTGAGATTCGACCTGGCCACCGGCAGGGTGGCCGCGGTCGACGCCGGGTCGCCGCAACTGTTCCGTCAGCGGGATGGTCACACGGAGCGCATCGCGTTGGAGGCGCAGCTCCCGCTCGGCATGTTCGAGGAGACGCTGTACGAGGAGCAGACCTTCCAGGTCGAGCCCGGCGACCGGCTGATCGTGGTGAGCACCGGCGTGCACGACACCCGCTCCGCTGCCGGGGACGCGTTCGGTGAACAGGCGCTGCGCCAGGTGCTCAGCGCCACTCGCCCCTCACCCCCGCACGAGACGGCGCGTGCGGTGGTCGCCGGGATGATCGAGCACTTCGGCAGCAGCGAACTGATGTCCGACGCCGCCGTGGTGTGCCTGGACTGGACCGGCCGGCCGGCCGGTGGGGCGGACCGGCCGGATCACGGGGCGTAG
- a CDS encoding GAF domain-containing SpoIIE family protein phosphatase, whose translation MTATHDVWKITTVTDAALARAALDRTVTDGQPPTLERARFLSDLSARLRHCLSQGGEWELVRCLRNDTAAQGSRLEVSLRPIDASAADPEGEPALVCPLPHLRHPTPLPPLDRDVAGPLLPEALLRADAHTATALDLLEEQQCLVRLHREELHHTNQGVLALHSELEATARAQRDLLEAERAARDETERARRLLTFLADASATIAVSLSPEAIVRRVSDLLVPDYAEHIDVWLFDEDDEPGHRRREHAAAAVTAARTDRPQHAGPHPGRLPGVDDLPPSALSPDRPLLAIPFGPHRLLGVLTLTAPGPRFDADTCIMLIELARRAGIALDHARRYEQYRDTAESLQRAQLTDLPAVPGLQLAARYLPATRGMNIGGDWYDAFLQPDGSLLTVIGDVTGHGLHAAIVMGQLRTALRAYAIDNATPGAILTLLHRMLRHLQPELYATALIARVSPGKREAVWASAGHPPAIVCSDDGGVSVLRDRPGPMLGIPLDCVYADHTTALPPGGTLMLYTDGLVERRALGIDPGIERLADALGALPAPETEQDLDAAADTVVTRLLHDSARDDDVCLLLCHVPARRQEDETHTDPAGRSEPA comes from the coding sequence GTGACCGCGACGCACGACGTCTGGAAGATCACGACGGTCACCGACGCGGCCCTGGCCCGCGCCGCCCTCGACCGGACCGTCACCGACGGCCAGCCCCCCACCCTGGAGCGGGCACGCTTCCTCTCGGATCTCAGCGCGCGCCTGCGCCACTGCCTGAGCCAGGGCGGCGAGTGGGAACTCGTACGCTGCCTCCGGAACGACACCGCGGCCCAAGGGAGCCGACTGGAGGTCTCCCTCCGGCCCATCGACGCGTCTGCGGCGGACCCGGAGGGCGAGCCGGCCCTCGTCTGCCCCTTGCCGCACCTGCGGCACCCGACGCCCCTGCCGCCCCTCGACCGTGACGTGGCCGGCCCGCTGCTGCCCGAGGCCCTCCTGCGCGCCGACGCACACACCGCGACAGCCCTGGACCTCCTCGAGGAACAGCAGTGCCTGGTCCGGCTTCACCGCGAAGAGCTGCACCACACCAACCAGGGCGTCCTGGCGCTGCACTCCGAGCTGGAAGCCACCGCCCGGGCCCAGCGGGATCTGCTGGAGGCCGAGCGTGCCGCGCGCGACGAGACCGAGCGGGCGCGCCGCCTGCTGACCTTCCTCGCCGACGCCAGCGCCACCATCGCCGTCTCCCTCAGCCCCGAGGCCATCGTCCGCCGCGTCTCCGACCTGCTGGTACCGGACTACGCCGAACACATCGACGTCTGGCTCTTCGACGAGGACGACGAGCCAGGGCACCGCAGACGCGAGCATGCGGCGGCCGCCGTGACCGCCGCCCGCACGGACCGCCCCCAGCACGCGGGCCCGCATCCCGGCCGTCTGCCCGGCGTGGACGACCTTCCTCCCTCGGCGCTGTCGCCCGACCGGCCCCTGCTGGCCATCCCGTTCGGGCCGCACCGTCTGCTGGGCGTCCTCACGCTCACCGCGCCCGGACCGCGCTTCGACGCCGACACCTGCATCATGCTGATCGAACTCGCCCGCAGGGCGGGCATCGCCCTCGACCACGCCCGCCGCTACGAGCAGTACCGCGACACCGCCGAGAGCCTGCAACGCGCCCAGCTCACCGACCTGCCCGCCGTACCCGGTCTGCAGCTGGCCGCGCGCTACCTGCCCGCCACCCGGGGGATGAACATCGGCGGCGACTGGTACGACGCCTTCCTGCAGCCCGACGGAAGCCTGCTGACCGTCATCGGGGACGTCACCGGCCACGGGCTGCACGCCGCCATCGTGATGGGGCAACTGCGCACGGCCCTGCGCGCCTACGCCATCGACAACGCCACCCCCGGCGCAATCCTGACACTGCTCCACCGCATGCTGCGCCACCTGCAACCGGAGCTGTACGCCACCGCGCTCATCGCCCGCGTCTCCCCGGGGAAGCGGGAAGCGGTCTGGGCGTCGGCCGGCCACCCGCCCGCCATCGTGTGCTCCGACGACGGCGGCGTGAGCGTCCTGCGGGACAGACCCGGCCCCATGCTCGGCATCCCCCTCGACTGCGTCTACGCCGATCACACCACCGCCCTGCCACCCGGCGGCACCCTGATGCTGTACACGGACGGGCTGGTCGAACGGCGGGCGCTCGGCATCGACCCCGGCATCGAACGCCTGGCGGACGCGCTGGGCGCACTGCCTGCCCCGGAGACGGAACAGGACCTCGACGCGGCCGCCGACACCGTGGTCACGCGACTCCTGCACGACTCCGCGCGCGACGACGACGTGTGCCTGCTCCTGTGCCACGTTCCGGCGCGACGGCAGGAGGACGAAACGCACACCGATCCGGCAGGAAGAAGCGAACCCGCTTGA
- a CDS encoding SpoIIE family protein phosphatase: MSRVWEIPVQDSTRVRDVRVAAEDACGHIGLDAHCTAVAALVATELATNLVKHASEGRIVINLTGPSDTRADPRAETARCVQITSLDHGPGIRDVLEALRDGFTTAPSSLGAGLGTCLRITRDFGLHSRPGTGTVAVARISPARPPVAASARQAPAYGSARAGGITTALAHAEYSGDAFAWVRSGSLVTLMLTDGLGHGRKAAEASATAVRELRRNAGLPAAGLLRLLHSALGGTRGAAVGVAQLDEATHRLSYAGVGNIGARLRTDEGWQPLISRPGIVGAHFPATVPVQQSSWRPDSLLILHSDGLPGRWSPPQDRGLLDHDPAVTAAMVLRDAGSAASPLRDDTSVAVLVPARASGHP; this comes from the coding sequence ATGAGCAGGGTCTGGGAGATCCCGGTGCAGGACTCGACCCGGGTCCGGGACGTCCGCGTGGCCGCTGAGGACGCCTGCGGCCACATCGGTCTGGACGCGCACTGCACCGCGGTCGCGGCCCTCGTCGCCACCGAACTGGCGACCAACCTCGTCAAGCACGCGAGCGAGGGCCGCATCGTCATCAACCTGACCGGCCCCTCCGACACCCGGGCGGACCCGCGGGCAGAGACCGCGCGCTGCGTGCAGATCACCTCGCTCGACCACGGGCCGGGCATCCGTGACGTCCTCGAGGCGCTGCGGGACGGATTCACCACCGCGCCCTCCTCGCTCGGCGCCGGCCTGGGCACCTGCCTGCGGATAACCCGTGACTTCGGCCTGCACAGCCGGCCCGGAACGGGCACGGTCGCCGTGGCGCGCATCAGCCCGGCGCGACCGCCTGTCGCCGCGTCCGCCCGCCAGGCCCCGGCGTACGGGAGCGCTCGCGCCGGGGGGATCACCACCGCGCTCGCGCACGCCGAGTACTCCGGTGACGCTTTCGCGTGGGTGCGCTCCGGATCACTGGTCACCCTGATGCTGACCGACGGACTCGGGCACGGCCGGAAGGCGGCGGAGGCGTCCGCCACCGCCGTGAGGGAACTGCGCAGGAACGCCGGCCTTCCCGCGGCCGGCCTGCTGCGCCTCCTGCACTCCGCGCTGGGCGGCACCCGCGGTGCTGCGGTCGGCGTGGCGCAGCTCGACGAGGCCACGCACCGGCTCTCCTACGCCGGAGTCGGCAACATCGGCGCCAGGCTGCGCACCGACGAGGGCTGGCAACCGCTCATCTCCCGTCCCGGCATCGTGGGAGCCCACTTCCCGGCCACCGTGCCCGTGCAGCAGTCGTCCTGGCGGCCGGACAGTCTGCTCATCCTGCACAGCGACGGGCTGCCCGGACGCTGGTCGCCGCCACAGGACCGCGGCCTCCTCGACCACGACCCGGCCGTGACCGCCGCGATGGTCCTGCGGGACGCCGGCAGCGCGGCGAGTCCCCTGCGCGACGACACGAGCGTGGCCGTCCTGGTGCCCGCCCGCGCGAGCGGGCACCCGTGA
- a CDS encoding anti-sigma regulatory factor codes for MDASLAPTTRLPIGSDADLAWVRQEVRQAAAAIGFGLVQQTKLVTAASELARNTLVHGGGGYMEMWLMQDGRTRGLRLSFVDSGPGIRDIELAMTDGYSTGGGLGLGLSGAKRLVQELVVESRPGHGTTVTVTDWPPGLPAPRTGAS; via the coding sequence ATGGATGCCTCGCTCGCGCCGACCACCCGTCTTCCCATCGGCTCGGACGCCGATCTCGCCTGGGTGCGCCAGGAGGTGCGCCAGGCCGCTGCCGCCATCGGTTTCGGTCTGGTCCAGCAGACGAAACTGGTCACCGCGGCCAGTGAACTGGCCCGCAACACACTCGTGCACGGCGGCGGCGGGTACATGGAGATGTGGCTCATGCAGGACGGCCGCACCCGCGGCCTGCGGCTGAGCTTCGTCGACTCCGGTCCCGGTATCAGGGACATCGAGCTGGCCATGACCGACGGCTACAGCACCGGCGGCGGCCTGGGGCTCGGACTGAGCGGAGCCAAGCGGCTGGTGCAGGAGCTGGTCGTCGAAAGCCGTCCCGGCCACGGCACCACCGTCACCGTCACGGACTGGCCACCCGGCCTGCCCGCCCCGCGCACGGGCGCCTCATGA
- a CDS encoding STAS domain-containing protein, giving the protein MTAASAGQGDSVPVLALGDVLLITLRGELHDGEAERLQYDITHRIAHNPVPVGGVVIDISGVEIVDSFLGRVLSEIAASARLLATGTVLAGMRPAVAMTLVELGLTLPGLDTALDVGRALALLGRAPSGSSPAHAEEGA; this is encoded by the coding sequence GTGACCGCGGCCTCCGCGGGCCAAGGCGACTCGGTGCCGGTCCTGGCGCTGGGGGACGTCCTGCTGATCACCCTCCGGGGGGAACTGCACGACGGGGAGGCCGAACGGCTCCAGTACGACATCACCCATCGCATCGCGCACAACCCGGTGCCGGTGGGCGGTGTCGTGATCGACATCTCCGGTGTCGAGATCGTCGACTCCTTCCTCGGACGGGTCCTGTCCGAGATCGCCGCGAGCGCCCGGCTGCTGGCCACCGGGACCGTACTGGCCGGCATGCGTCCGGCAGTGGCCATGACCCTGGTCGAACTGGGGCTCACCCTGCCCGGCCTGGACACCGCGCTGGACGTCGGGCGGGCACTGGCGCTGCTCGGCCGGGCTCCCTCGGGGTCGTCCCCCGCTCATGCGGAAGAGGGTGCGTGA
- a CDS encoding STAS domain-containing protein — translation MAQELGSFLERRREQIAQRWADTALFRTVFTVSRDEAVDACKAVVDALADVARSGRLEDLRAPGFDTVRDQLGRMAASRAKSGFTPAQIAGEVAGLREPVAALLRSAYEGTDSAHAHDVTLSLTVLLGTLRLVVMETTVSSGEELIARQRQQLLEVATPVIKLWENIVAVPLIGTLDSARSQIVMESLLEAIVHERARYAILDITGVPTVDSLVAQHLMKTVAAARLMGAECVVSGIRPAIAQTIVHLGIDLGTIVTRAGLADALAYALAEQGIAVSPRPVAGASSR, via the coding sequence GTGGCACAGGAGCTGGGAAGCTTCCTGGAACGGCGCCGAGAGCAGATCGCCCAGCGTTGGGCGGACACCGCGCTCTTCCGCACCGTCTTCACCGTGTCCCGCGACGAGGCGGTGGACGCGTGCAAGGCCGTGGTCGACGCCCTGGCGGACGTGGCCCGCTCAGGACGGCTGGAAGACCTCCGGGCGCCGGGCTTCGACACGGTGAGAGACCAGCTCGGCCGGATGGCGGCCTCCCGCGCCAAGTCCGGATTCACCCCGGCCCAGATCGCCGGCGAGGTCGCCGGTCTGCGCGAGCCCGTGGCCGCGCTGCTGCGCTCCGCGTACGAGGGCACCGACAGCGCGCACGCGCACGACGTGACGCTCTCCCTCACCGTCCTGCTCGGCACGCTGCGCCTGGTGGTCATGGAGACCACGGTCAGCTCGGGTGAAGAGCTGATCGCCCGGCAGCGCCAGCAGCTGCTGGAGGTGGCCACCCCGGTCATCAAACTGTGGGAGAACATCGTCGCCGTCCCGCTGATCGGCACCCTGGACAGCGCCCGCAGCCAGATCGTGATGGAGAGCCTCCTGGAGGCGATCGTGCACGAGCGGGCCCGCTACGCCATCCTCGACATCACCGGTGTGCCGACGGTCGACTCGCTCGTGGCGCAGCACCTGATGAAGACGGTCGCCGCGGCCCGGCTGATGGGCGCGGAATGCGTCGTCTCGGGGATCCGGCCGGCGATCGCGCAAACCATCGTCCACCTCGGCATCGACCTCGGGACGATCGTCACGCGGGCCGGTCTGGCGGACGCCCTGGCGTACGCGCTCGCCGAGCAGGGCATCGCGGTCTCCCCACGCCCGGTCGCAGGAGCGAGTTCGCGGTGA